In Argiope bruennichi chromosome 4, qqArgBrue1.1, whole genome shotgun sequence, a single window of DNA contains:
- the LOC129965679 gene encoding zinc finger protein OZF-like → YFSLVRINQFGLPRKFLSTENFTSTSYKSPSFLLCPYCEYSTIHRTNLNNHIRKHTGEKPFVCPTCGKGCTTKQNLKNHERHRFEFSAATDERNIRNSKEYRTLKMYHCSQCKYVTHHKGNFVKHQRIHTGERPFVCSICGFDISTATYEHNIDRKLIREPKTFKTYNCTMCKYVTYHKGNFTTHMRIHTGEKPFICSICGTSIPYKSVITSPAHHLSVTPHSCSYCIVRLNEIVKASPIEQKVSRRLSLARHSCPCCEYESFNRSDVVKHLRKHTGEKPFTCQICGKGFTQKHNLKMHERSHASQKFCNFKIVQHSSRNFRKRNIETVCSITFHSCNFCSYATYNKSDLTKHIRIHTGERPFKCGTCGKAFLQKQHLQTHEKTHLKVVFVN, encoded by the exons tatttctctttagttAGAATTAACCAGTTTGGATTGCCCAGGAAATTTCTGTCAACTGAAAATTTTACTTCTACATCATACAAGTCACCATCTTTTCTTTTATGCCCATATTGTGAATATTCCACTATCCATAGAACTAATTTGAATAACCATATAAGGAAGCACACTGGGGAAAAACCATTTGTATGTCCAACTTGTGGCAAAGGCTGTACTACcaaacaaaatctgaaaaatcatGAAAGACACC GCTTTGAATTCTCAGCTGCTACTGATGAACGtaatataagaaattcaaaagaatacaggacattaaaaatgtatcattgtAGTCAGTGCAAATATGTGACACACCATAAGGGCAATTTTGTTAAACATCAACGTATACATACAGGTGAAAGACCTTTTGTTTGTTCTATTTGTG gttttgatATCTCAACTGCTACTTATGAACATAATATTGATAGAAAACTTATAAGAGAACCTAAAACATTTAAAACCTATAATTGTACCATGTGTAAATATGTGACATATCATAAAGGCAATTTTACTACACATATGAGAATCCATACTGGTGAAAAGccttttatttgttcaatttgtG gtaCCAGCATTCCATATAAATCGGTTATAACATCACCAGCTCATCACCTTTCTGTTACTCCGCATTCTTGCTCATATT gtatcGTTAGGCTGAATGAAATTGTTAAAGCTTCACCAATTGAGCAAAAAGTTTCCAGAAGACTAAGTTTAGCAAGACACTCATGTCCATGTTGTGAATATGAATCATTTAATCGAAGTGATGTTGTGAAGCATCTAAGAAAGCACACTGGAGAGAAACCTTTCACATGTCAAATTTGTGGGAAGGGTTTCACTCAGAAGCATAATCTAAAAATGCATGAACGATCACATGCATCACAGAAATTCT GTAATTTCAAGATTGTGCAGCATTCGtctagaaatttcagaaaaagaaatatagaaactGTATGCTCCATTACATTCCACAGCTGCAACTTCTGCTCATATGCTACATATAACAAAAGTGATTTAACTAAACATATTAGAATACACACTGGAGAACGACCTTTCAAATGTGGTACCTGTGGTAAAGCTTTTTTGCAGAAACAACATCTTCAGACTCATGAAAAAACGCATTTGAAAGTTGTATTTGTGAATTGA